One window from the genome of Sinobacterium caligoides encodes:
- the spoT gene encoding bifunctional GTP diphosphokinase/guanosine-3',5'-bis pyrophosphate 3'-pyrophosphohydrolase: protein MQNIASLTENLSEYLEPEQIQQVRRAYFYAEQAHDGQLRRSGEPYVTHPLAVASILSEMHMDHQSLMAAMLHDVIEDTGIEKQALIEQFGETVADLVDGVSKLTQITFETRAEQQAENFQKMALAMAKDIRVILVKLADRLHNMRTLGVLRPEKKRRIAKETLEIYAPIANRLGMNEFRLEFEELGFQALHPMRSTRVKAAVDATRGNRSELIAKTRVTIAERLEELGHRAEVIGREKHLYGIYQKMRAKHKSFSEIMDVFAFRVIVDDVDRCYRALGVIHSLYKPVPEQFKDYIAIPKSNGYQSLHTVLFGPHGIPIEVQIRTRDMEEMANNGIAAHWLYKTDEDAPLSVSHAQARKWVQGLLEIQQTAGNPLEFIENVKIDLFPDEVYVFTPKGKIMELPKGATALDFAYAVHTDIGNSCVAARLNKRLSSLSEPLQNGQTVEIITSPSAQPAPTWLSFVTTGKARSTIRHFLKTKRHAQSISLGRKLLEKALNNLGTSLDDLTAQQIEPLLAQSGHSNFDMMLEDIGLGNRVAFLTAQTLIQNMGSDGSINRSIEPVVISGTEGLIISYSRCCSPIPGDSIVGHISAGRGIVVHRDRCTNIDEIRHNPNKCIPLNWASEVQGEFMAELRLQLENRRGMLALLATRINALEANIDKITTGESDAQFTTMRISVTVRDRIHLARVIKHIRAIKGTVKVNRVQH from the coding sequence GTGCAGAACATAGCATCTCTTACCGAGAATCTTTCCGAATATCTCGAGCCGGAGCAGATCCAGCAAGTTCGTCGTGCCTATTTTTACGCGGAACAAGCCCACGATGGCCAGCTGCGCCGCAGTGGCGAACCCTATGTCACCCATCCCCTTGCCGTCGCCAGCATTCTCTCAGAGATGCACATGGATCATCAGAGCCTAATGGCCGCGATGCTGCACGACGTCATCGAAGATACCGGCATAGAAAAGCAGGCACTGATCGAACAGTTTGGTGAGACCGTCGCCGATTTGGTCGACGGCGTTTCAAAGCTGACTCAGATCACCTTCGAAACCCGCGCCGAGCAACAGGCGGAGAATTTCCAAAAGATGGCCTTGGCCATGGCCAAAGACATCCGCGTCATTCTCGTCAAACTCGCCGACCGCTTGCATAACATGCGCACACTCGGCGTACTGCGACCAGAGAAGAAGCGCCGCATCGCCAAAGAGACGCTGGAAATCTACGCACCGATTGCCAATCGCCTTGGCATGAATGAGTTTAGGCTTGAGTTCGAAGAGCTCGGCTTCCAGGCGCTCCACCCGATGCGCTCCACCCGCGTCAAGGCCGCCGTCGACGCCACTCGCGGCAACCGCAGCGAGCTCATCGCCAAGACTCGAGTCACCATCGCCGAACGCCTCGAAGAGCTTGGTCACCGCGCCGAGGTCATCGGTCGCGAGAAGCACCTCTATGGCATCTATCAGAAGATGCGCGCCAAGCACAAATCCTTCTCAGAGATCATGGATGTATTTGCCTTCCGCGTCATCGTCGACGATGTCGACCGCTGCTATCGCGCTCTTGGCGTAATCCACAGTCTCTACAAGCCGGTGCCCGAGCAGTTCAAAGATTATATCGCCATCCCTAAGTCAAACGGTTACCAATCGCTGCACACCGTTTTATTCGGTCCCCACGGCATCCCTATCGAGGTACAGATCCGCACCCGCGATATGGAAGAAATGGCCAATAATGGTATTGCTGCGCACTGGCTCTATAAAACGGATGAGGATGCGCCATTATCGGTGAGCCATGCTCAAGCGCGCAAATGGGTGCAGGGACTCCTGGAGATTCAACAGACCGCAGGCAACCCGCTCGAGTTTATCGAGAACGTGAAGATCGACTTATTCCCCGACGAAGTCTATGTCTTTACACCAAAGGGTAAGATCATGGAGCTGCCTAAGGGTGCTACCGCGCTCGACTTCGCCTACGCCGTGCACACTGATATCGGCAATAGCTGCGTCGCCGCTCGCCTCAACAAGCGACTATCATCGTTGTCGGAACCGCTACAGAATGGCCAAACCGTCGAAATCATCACCTCGCCCTCGGCACAACCTGCCCCGACTTGGCTCAGCTTCGTCACTACCGGTAAGGCTCGCTCAACCATACGTCACTTCCTCAAGACCAAGCGACACGCCCAATCGATCTCCCTGGGCCGCAAGCTACTAGAGAAGGCCCTGAACAATTTAGGCACTAGCCTCGACGACCTCACGGCTCAGCAGATCGAGCCGCTATTGGCGCAGAGCGGGCACAGCAACTTCGACATGATGCTGGAAGATATCGGCCTCGGTAATCGTGTCGCCTTCCTCACCGCACAGACCCTGATCCAGAATATGGGCAGTGATGGCAGCATTAATAGGAGCATTGAGCCCGTTGTCATCTCCGGCACCGAAGGCCTGATCATTAGCTACTCACGTTGCTGTTCGCCTATTCCTGGTGACTCAATCGTCGGCCACATCAGCGCCGGCCGAGGCATCGTCGTGCATCGCGATCGCTGTACCAACATCGACGAGATTCGCCACAACCCCAACAAATGCATTCCGCTCAACTGGGCCAGCGAAGTACAGGGCGAGTTTATGGCCGAATTGCGCCTGCAACTGGAGAATCGCCGCGGCATGCTCGCCTTATTGGCGACACGCATTAATGCACTCGAGGCCAATATTGATAAGATCACCACCGGCGAAAGCGATGCACAGTTCACCACTATGCGCATCTCCGTCACCGTCCGTGACCGCATCCACCTGGCCCGCGTCATCAAGCACATCCGAGCAATCAAAGGGACCGTAAAGGTTAACCGCGTACAACACTAA
- the rpoZ gene encoding DNA-directed RNA polymerase subunit omega, whose protein sequence is MARVTVEDCLDHVENRFQLVMVSSKRARQLATGGKEPKVEEDSDKATVIALREIAKGLTTHDKMAEEERQEAFAEAEAEFAADERL, encoded by the coding sequence ATGGCACGAGTTACTGTAGAAGATTGTTTAGATCACGTTGAAAACCGCTTTCAATTGGTCATGGTGTCTAGCAAGCGTGCACGCCAACTAGCTACCGGCGGTAAAGAGCCTAAGGTGGAAGAAGATTCAGACAAGGCGACCGTTATTGCCCTGCGCGAAATCGCCAAGGGCCTCACCACCCATGACAAGATGGCTGAAGAAGAGCGTCAGGAAGCTTTTGCTGAGGCCGAAGCTGAATTTGCCGCCGACGAAAGGCTATAA
- a CDS encoding chorismate--pyruvate lyase family protein, which produces MNTRIFYDHCQSHYQPNTDHWRNHRQFRLETLCSATRRWLLDESSLTQRLIRASNNHFRVELLRQDWGRPTLSEARALNISPRQICLIREVALLCHDQPWVYARSIIPHSTLSGRYRALKYLQTTPLGQWLFNEKSMRRHSFEVAQIASDSRLLPENLQGQGKLWGRRSKFELSGKPLLVCEVFLNNFIPETQTSDNIP; this is translated from the coding sequence ATGAACACCCGTATATTCTACGATCATTGCCAATCTCACTACCAGCCCAACACCGATCATTGGCGTAATCATCGCCAATTTAGGTTAGAAACCCTCTGCTCCGCTACTCGCCGCTGGCTGCTCGACGAGTCTTCGCTTACTCAGCGCTTGATCCGTGCCTCAAACAATCACTTCCGAGTGGAGCTGCTACGCCAAGACTGGGGGCGCCCCACGTTGTCGGAGGCCCGTGCTCTCAATATTTCTCCTCGCCAAATCTGTTTGATTCGCGAGGTCGCCCTACTCTGCCACGATCAACCCTGGGTCTATGCCCGTAGCATCATCCCACACAGCACGCTGAGTGGCCGCTACCGCGCCCTCAAATACCTGCAAACAACACCATTGGGGCAATGGCTGTTTAATGAGAAGTCCATGCGCCGACACAGCTTCGAAGTGGCGCAGATCGCCAGCGATAGCCGGCTACTACCAGAAAACCTACAGGGCCAAGGCAAACTCTGGGGACGCCGATCTAAGTTCGAGCTCTCGGGTAAGCCGCTGCTGGTCTGTGAGGTATTCCTCAACAACTTCATCCCCGAAACTCAAACCTCAGACAACATACCGTAA
- a CDS encoding FAD-dependent oxidoreductase, translating into MAKWECIVCGWIYDEVTGDPESGVAPGTKWEDIPEDWLCPDCGVGKDDFEQIDGGPAPQAESEAEESSVKPIVIIGTGLGGYNLVKELRKSDQETPVIMITADDGRSYSKPMLSTGFTRNTDADGLMMADAGKMALQFNVSIWTNTEVTAIDTAKQVVTAAGVEVEYGSLVLAWGADVIRPPIGGDATDSVFSCNDLVDYATFRAELKKRKAKKVVIIGGGLIGCEFTNDLLNGDFDVETVDPLGYCLPTLLPEAAGKAVQAALEEKGAKFHFGPLVTEVNKQGDALGVTLNNGSVLDADIVVSAVGVRPRLALAEQSGIAVNRGIVANRLLETSANNVYTLGDCAEVGGNVLFYVAPLMAGARALAKTLAGTPTEVSYPAMPVTIKTPACPVVVAPAPRDAEGEWTIEQSGNDVVAEFRNPQGELIGFALTGKGTAEKVRLQKELPAIMA; encoded by the coding sequence ATGGCAAAGTGGGAATGTATCGTCTGTGGCTGGATCTACGATGAGGTAACCGGTGATCCTGAGAGTGGTGTAGCCCCAGGTACTAAGTGGGAAGACATACCTGAAGACTGGCTGTGCCCTGATTGTGGTGTTGGTAAGGACGACTTCGAACAGATCGATGGTGGCCCGGCTCCACAGGCTGAAAGCGAGGCGGAAGAAAGCAGTGTTAAGCCAATCGTTATCATTGGCACCGGCCTTGGTGGCTATAACTTGGTGAAAGAGTTACGTAAGAGCGACCAGGAAACGCCGGTGATCATGATTACCGCCGACGATGGCCGTAGTTATTCTAAGCCTATGTTGTCGACGGGTTTTACCCGCAATACCGATGCCGATGGCCTGATGATGGCCGATGCCGGCAAGATGGCGCTGCAGTTCAACGTCAGCATCTGGACCAATACCGAGGTGACGGCCATCGATACCGCTAAACAAGTGGTGACGGCGGCGGGCGTTGAGGTTGAGTACGGTTCTCTGGTGCTGGCCTGGGGGGCCGATGTTATTCGTCCACCGATCGGTGGTGATGCGACTGATAGCGTCTTTTCTTGTAACGATCTCGTCGACTATGCCACTTTCCGTGCGGAGCTGAAGAAGCGCAAGGCGAAGAAGGTCGTGATCATCGGTGGTGGCCTGATCGGTTGCGAGTTCACTAATGATCTACTCAATGGTGACTTTGACGTTGAGACAGTAGACCCATTGGGTTATTGCTTACCGACACTGCTGCCAGAGGCGGCGGGCAAGGCGGTACAGGCTGCGCTCGAGGAGAAAGGCGCCAAGTTCCACTTCGGTCCGCTGGTGACCGAGGTGAATAAGCAAGGTGATGCACTGGGTGTTACCCTGAACAATGGCAGTGTACTTGATGCGGATATTGTCGTCTCTGCTGTAGGTGTTCGCCCTCGCTTGGCTTTGGCGGAGCAGTCTGGCATTGCGGTGAATCGCGGTATCGTGGCCAATCGCTTGCTCGAGACTAGTGCCAATAATGTCTACACCTTAGGGGATTGTGCTGAGGTGGGTGGTAACGTGCTGTTTTATGTTGCGCCGTTGATGGCAGGCGCTCGCGCATTGGCGAAGACGCTAGCCGGCACGCCGACTGAGGTCAGCTATCCTGCGATGCCGGTCACTATCAAGACACCGGCCTGTCCGGTCGTTGTTGCGCCAGCGCCCCGTGATGCTGAGGGTGAGTGGACTATCGAGCAGTCGGGCAATGACGTGGTGGCCGAGTTCCGTAATCCACAGGGCGAGTTAATTGGCTTCGCTTTGACTGGTAAGGGAACCGCAGAGAAGGTACGCTTGCAGAAAGAGCTGCCGGCTATTATGGCCTAA
- a CDS encoding HU family DNA-binding protein: MRKPELVAAIADKADLSQEKAAQALTAILDEMTTALSRDESISLVGFGTFEQRHRAARTGKNPQTGEPIEIKASNTVGFKPGKALKEKIA, from the coding sequence ATGCGTAAGCCAGAATTGGTTGCCGCGATTGCCGATAAGGCTGATTTAAGCCAAGAAAAAGCTGCCCAGGCCCTGACCGCTATCCTCGATGAGATGACGACGGCGCTGAGTCGTGACGAAAGTATTTCATTAGTTGGCTTTGGTACGTTTGAGCAGCGTCACCGTGCGGCACGTACCGGCAAGAACCCACAGACCGGTGAGCCTATCGAAATTAAGGCGAGTAATACCGTGGGGTTCAAACCAGGCAAAGCATTGAAAGAAAAAATTGCCTAA
- a CDS encoding RidA family protein: protein MSNKAAINTSNAPAAIGPYSQAVKADNTVYISGQIPFIPGTMELVEGDITAQTRQVFDNLKAIAEAAGGTFKDAVKVNISLTDLNDFSAVNQVMESYFEQPYPARACVQVAALPKGVPVEIEMILVL, encoded by the coding sequence GTGAGTAATAAAGCCGCCATCAACACCTCAAACGCACCGGCCGCTATCGGCCCATACTCGCAGGCCGTCAAAGCCGACAATACCGTCTACATCTCCGGTCAAATCCCTTTTATCCCCGGCACCATGGAACTCGTAGAGGGTGACATCACAGCACAAACCAGACAGGTTTTTGACAACCTCAAGGCGATTGCTGAGGCCGCCGGCGGCACCTTCAAAGATGCCGTTAAGGTCAACATATCACTCACCGACCTCAACGACTTTAGCGCCGTCAATCAGGTCATGGAAAGCTATTTCGAGCAACCTTACCCTGCACGCGCCTGTGTGCAAGTTGCCGCCCTCCCCAAGGGTGTCCCCGTCGAGATTGAAATGATTCTCGTGCTATAA
- a CDS encoding chalcone isomerase family protein — MIKKINSILLAGLLALAAASPTWAADKLPDTLTVAGQQLSKIGDGTRKKLFLKLYKAAYYGKDSNYTSDQPMLIRLVITSGFVTSEKLNSATTDGFNKVTNDNTAAIAPEIKQLLDALSAPVNEDDTLDFAYSDQAIVVSQNGKALTTIKGKAFKDIFFSIWLGKDSIDDNLREDMLDL, encoded by the coding sequence ATGATCAAGAAGATTAATTCCATACTGCTTGCCGGGCTTCTCGCCCTAGCCGCAGCCAGCCCTACCTGGGCAGCCGACAAGCTCCCCGACACATTGACTGTTGCAGGCCAACAATTATCAAAAATTGGTGACGGTACGCGTAAGAAGTTATTCTTAAAGCTCTACAAAGCCGCCTACTATGGCAAAGATAGTAACTATACCAGCGACCAGCCAATGCTGATCCGCCTCGTCATCACCTCAGGCTTCGTCACCAGTGAAAAGCTCAATAGTGCGACCACCGATGGCTTTAACAAGGTCACCAACGACAATACCGCTGCTATCGCTCCCGAGATAAAGCAGCTACTCGATGCTTTATCGGCCCCCGTCAACGAAGACGACACACTGGACTTCGCCTACAGCGACCAGGCCATCGTCGTGAGTCAAAACGGCAAGGCCCTCACCACTATCAAGGGCAAGGCCTTCAAAGACATCTTCTTCAGTATCTGGCTTGGCAAAGACAGTATTGATGACAACCTGCGTGAAGATATGCTCGACCTCTAA
- the ubiA gene encoding 4-hydroxybenzoate octaprenyltransferase — protein MTATRLKQRLLEFKQHRLADFIALTRINRPIGIYLLLWPAMWSLWLAGEGHPSIANVIIFLLGGILMRSAGCIINDYADRDFDGHVERTKLRPLARGAISTREAMTLFAILCLLSFLLVLFTNKMTVLLSFGGMALAATYPFMKRITNLPQVILGAAYSWPIPMAFSAETETLPQAMWLIFVAAMLWIVVYDTFYAMVDREDDLKIGVKSTAILFGDADRLITGSLQVTFLLAMALAGRQFDLSIYYYLGLAVAAGLSAYQQYLIKDREREKCFKAFLHNHWVGMAIFIGILLHYLLM, from the coding sequence ATGACCGCCACACGCCTGAAACAACGCCTGCTCGAGTTCAAACAACACCGTCTTGCCGACTTCATCGCCCTCACTCGGATCAACCGTCCCATTGGTATCTATCTGTTACTTTGGCCGGCGATGTGGAGTCTCTGGCTTGCTGGCGAAGGCCACCCCAGTATCGCCAACGTCATCATCTTTCTCCTCGGTGGCATACTAATGCGCAGCGCCGGCTGTATCATCAACGACTACGCCGACCGTGATTTCGACGGTCATGTCGAACGCACCAAGCTGCGCCCACTCGCCAGAGGGGCCATCAGTACACGAGAGGCAATGACACTGTTCGCCATACTGTGCCTACTATCATTTTTGTTGGTACTTTTCACCAATAAGATGACCGTCCTACTCTCGTTCGGCGGCATGGCGCTCGCCGCCACATACCCCTTCATGAAGCGCATCACCAACCTACCGCAGGTCATACTCGGTGCCGCCTATTCATGGCCCATCCCGATGGCTTTCAGTGCCGAAACGGAGACGCTGCCCCAGGCAATGTGGCTGATCTTCGTCGCCGCCATGTTGTGGATCGTGGTCTACGACACCTTCTATGCCATGGTCGACCGAGAGGACGACTTAAAAATTGGCGTCAAGTCGACAGCCATATTATTCGGCGATGCCGACCGCCTCATTACCGGCTCATTACAAGTAACATTTTTACTCGCCATGGCACTCGCCGGTCGCCAATTCGACCTCAGCATCTACTATTATTTAGGTTTAGCGGTTGCAGCCGGTCTATCCGCTTACCAGCAGTACCTGATTAAAGACCGCGAGCGAGAAAAGTGTTTCAAGGCTTTCTTACACAACCACTGGGTAGGCATGGCGATCTTTATCGGCATTTTACTTCACTATCTTTTAATGTAA
- the gmk gene encoding guanylate kinase, protein MSSERGTLYTIAAPSGAGKTSLVKALIESKKFVNVSVSHTTRPPRPGEIDGVNYHFVSPQQFQAMLAESQFIEHAEVFGNFYGTSRQWVESNLAQGLDVILEIDWQGAQQVKRLLPETLSIFILPPSRQALLERLTNRGQDDEAVIQRRMDEAISEMSHYADADYLVINECFDNALKDLRCIIRAQRLIAKAQHLRQEKLIEGLLQH, encoded by the coding sequence CGGAGCTGGCAAGACCAGCTTGGTTAAAGCACTTATTGAAAGCAAAAAATTCGTTAATGTGTCGGTATCCCACACCACTCGACCACCTCGCCCCGGCGAGATAGACGGCGTCAACTATCACTTTGTCAGCCCACAACAGTTTCAGGCCATGCTAGCTGAATCACAGTTCATCGAGCATGCTGAGGTATTCGGCAACTTCTATGGTACCTCCCGACAGTGGGTCGAAAGTAACCTGGCTCAGGGCCTCGACGTCATTCTCGAGATTGACTGGCAGGGCGCGCAGCAAGTCAAACGCCTACTGCCAGAGACACTATCCATCTTTATCCTGCCGCCGTCACGACAAGCCCTACTCGAGCGCCTTACCAATCGAGGCCAAGACGACGAGGCGGTCATCCAGCGCCGCATGGACGAGGCAATCAGTGAGATGTCTCACTATGCAGACGCCGACTACCTCGTCATCAACGAGTGTTTCGACAACGCACTCAAAGACCTGCGTTGCATCATAAGAGCACAGCGTCTAATCGCCAAGGCACAACATCTGCGCCAGGAAAAGCTCATCGAAGGCCTGCTCCAACATTAA
- a CDS encoding SDR family oxidoreductase, whose translation MARILIVGCGRLGIMVGDQLLRQGHEVTGLRRHPEQLPQGFFAVAADITDPASLAGLARQCFDYVLVATTAGEFNDQAYRRVYVEGLGHLLAALSKPIKRLFLVSSTSVYHQSAGEWVDEASVTQPSSFSGVRQLEAEALAQESSIPVTVIRFSGIYGPGRYRLIEQVLHGQGASGELYTNRIHIDDCSAVICHLLALSERGDEGDDQLYVATDHLPVTMLTIKQWLAVQLGVEGGTLSAASVANRRSSKKLSNSKLLATGYRFLYPSYLEGYSQVLEGWRQQHRL comes from the coding sequence ATGGCGCGCATTTTAATTGTTGGCTGTGGTCGGCTGGGTATCATGGTGGGTGATCAGCTGCTGCGGCAGGGACACGAAGTAACGGGCCTGCGTCGTCATCCGGAGCAATTGCCGCAGGGGTTCTTTGCCGTTGCGGCCGATATTACAGACCCGGCGAGCTTAGCGGGCTTGGCGAGGCAGTGCTTTGACTATGTGTTGGTGGCGACGACGGCGGGAGAGTTTAATGATCAGGCTTATCGGCGGGTCTATGTTGAGGGGCTAGGGCACCTACTTGCGGCTTTAAGTAAACCGATAAAACGGCTTTTTCTGGTGTCGAGCACCAGCGTCTACCACCAGAGTGCGGGTGAGTGGGTCGATGAGGCCTCCGTAACACAGCCGAGTAGTTTCTCTGGGGTGCGTCAGCTCGAGGCGGAGGCTCTGGCTCAAGAGAGCTCTATACCGGTGACGGTGATTCGTTTCTCGGGCATCTATGGTCCCGGGCGCTACCGCTTGATTGAGCAGGTGTTGCATGGCCAGGGCGCAAGCGGCGAACTCTATACTAATCGTATTCATATCGACGACTGCAGTGCCGTGATCTGTCATTTGTTGGCGTTGAGTGAGCGAGGCGATGAGGGTGATGATCAGCTTTATGTTGCGACAGACCATCTACCGGTGACCATGCTGACGATCAAACAGTGGTTGGCAGTACAGTTGGGCGTTGAGGGGGGCACTTTATCAGCAGCAAGTGTTGCTAATCGACGCTCGAGTAAAAAGCTGAGCAACAGTAAGTTACTCGCAACGGGTTACCGTTTCCTTTACCCGAGCTATCTTGAGGGTTATAGCCAGGTGTTAGAGGGGTGGCGACAGCAACATAGGTTATGA
- the recG gene encoding ATP-dependent DNA helicase RecG produces the protein MTQSLDQIPVATLKGVGPKVAEKLAKVGVISIQDVLFHLPMRYQDRSRVTPLASVQVGVEAVIEGEIKGCSVVMGRRRSLVCKIQDRTGLATLRFFHFTASQKNNLTTGDRLRCFGEARRGASGIEFYHPEYQLIDSAYTIDQPEQLTPVYPSTEGMHQAGWRKLVKQALTMLGPQQLREWLPRDIGPIATTSLAEAIRFLHHPPVDADMTLLAAGQHPIQQRLAFEELMAHHLSLLQLRNIAQQQPAPRLNMQGELLPRFLDGLPFALTNAQQKVQNEILTDIASELPMLRLVQGDVGSGKTVIAAIAACAAISSDYQVAIMAPTEILAEQHLHNFSNWFTPLGVKVGWLSGRVKGKKRQDQLKLISSGEAKVIVGTHALFQEEVHFAKLGLAIIDEQHRFGVHQRLALREKGAHLGRYPHQLIMTATPIPRTLAMSAYADLDCSIIDELPPGRTPVNTVVMANNKRDAVIERIRESCRDGRQAYWVCTLIEESDQLQAQAAEDTYAELTKQLNGLAVGLVHGRLKAQEKADIMARFKAHELQLLVATTVIEVGVDVPNASLMIIENPERLGLAQLHQLRGRVGRGSVASHCVLMYQTPLSKQGKERLLAMRQSNDGFYIAEKDLELRGPGEVLGTRQTGLMQFKVADLSRDSSLLEPVKQAAEELVSRHPECIEGVVTRWLPEATRYGHA, from the coding sequence ATGACTCAGAGCCTCGATCAAATACCCGTTGCCACACTCAAGGGCGTTGGCCCAAAGGTAGCGGAGAAACTGGCCAAAGTCGGCGTAATAAGCATACAAGACGTGCTGTTTCACCTGCCTATGCGCTATCAGGATCGCTCCCGCGTCACCCCGCTTGCCAGTGTACAGGTCGGCGTCGAGGCCGTCATTGAGGGGGAGATTAAGGGGTGTAGCGTCGTCATGGGGCGACGCCGCAGCCTCGTTTGTAAAATCCAAGATCGTACCGGCCTAGCAACGCTGCGCTTCTTCCACTTCACCGCAAGTCAGAAAAACAACCTCACTACTGGCGACCGGCTGCGTTGCTTTGGCGAGGCGAGGCGAGGCGCCAGTGGCATCGAGTTCTACCACCCCGAATACCAGCTAATCGACAGCGCCTATACCATCGACCAACCCGAGCAATTAACCCCGGTCTACCCCTCGACCGAGGGCATGCATCAGGCCGGCTGGCGCAAGCTGGTCAAGCAAGCCCTGACAATGCTCGGCCCACAACAGCTGCGCGAATGGCTACCACGCGATATCGGGCCCATAGCGACCACCAGCTTAGCGGAGGCGATACGGTTTCTGCACCACCCCCCTGTCGACGCGGACATGACATTACTAGCCGCCGGCCAACACCCCATCCAGCAGCGCCTGGCCTTCGAGGAGCTAATGGCACACCACCTCAGCCTGCTGCAGTTACGCAATATCGCTCAACAGCAACCGGCACCACGACTGAACATGCAGGGCGAGCTGCTGCCACGCTTTCTCGACGGTCTTCCCTTTGCCCTAACCAATGCCCAACAGAAGGTACAAAACGAAATTCTTACCGACATTGCCAGTGAACTGCCAATGCTGAGATTAGTACAGGGCGATGTTGGCTCGGGTAAAACCGTCATCGCCGCCATTGCGGCCTGCGCCGCCATCAGCAGCGACTACCAAGTCGCGATCATGGCACCCACCGAAATATTAGCAGAGCAGCATCTGCACAACTTCAGTAACTGGTTTACACCACTCGGCGTCAAAGTTGGCTGGCTCAGCGGCAGAGTCAAAGGCAAGAAGCGCCAGGACCAACTCAAACTGATTAGTAGCGGTGAGGCCAAGGTCATCGTCGGCACCCACGCACTCTTTCAGGAGGAGGTTCACTTCGCCAAGCTCGGCCTCGCGATCATCGACGAGCAACACCGCTTCGGCGTCCATCAACGGCTCGCCCTGCGTGAAAAAGGTGCCCACCTAGGGCGCTACCCCCATCAATTAATCATGACCGCCACACCGATACCCCGTACCCTGGCAATGAGCGCCTATGCCGACCTCGATTGCTCTATCATCGACGAGCTTCCTCCCGGGCGCACACCGGTCAATACCGTGGTCATGGCCAACAATAAGCGCGATGCGGTGATCGAGCGAATTCGCGAGAGCTGCCGAGATGGCCGGCAGGCCTACTGGGTCTGTACCCTCATCGAAGAGTCCGACCAGCTGCAGGCACAGGCCGCCGAAGACACCTACGCAGAGCTAACCAAACAGCTCAACGGACTCGCTGTCGGGCTCGTACACGGGCGACTCAAGGCGCAAGAGAAAGCCGATATCATGGCACGCTTCAAGGCCCATGAGCTGCAACTACTCGTCGCCACTACCGTCATCGAGGTCGGCGTCGATGTGCCCAACGCTAGCCTGATGATAATCGAGAACCCCGAGCGCCTCGGCCTCGCACAGCTGCACCAGCTACGCGGCCGAGTGGGCCGTGGCTCCGTCGCCAGCCACTGCGTACTGATGTATCAGACACCGTTGTCGAAGCAGGGCAAAGAACGACTACTGGCGATGCGACAGAGTAACGACGGCTTCTATATCGCCGAAAAAGACCTCGAGTTACGCGGTCCTGGGGAGGTGCTCGGGACTCGACAGACGGGCCTGATGCAGTTTAAGGTCGCCGACCTTAGCCGTGACAGTAGCTTACTTGAGCCGGTAAAACAGGCGGCAGAGGAGCTCGTCAGCCGCCACCCGGAGTGTATCGAGGGAGTGGTCACGCGCTGGCTACCAGAGGCGACACGCTACGGGCATGCCTAG